A DNA window from Setaria viridis chromosome 2, Setaria_viridis_v4.0, whole genome shotgun sequence contains the following coding sequences:
- the LOC117846263 gene encoding probable indole-3-acetic acid-amido synthetase GH3.11 isoform X2: protein MNGSADISAFKSQVPVVTYDVVRSYIARIAGGEESSILCGEKIVELLRSSGTSRGEPRLMPSISEDLYRRTYLYSLIMPIMNKYIRGLGEGKAMYLLFVKAETLTNAGIPIRSVLTSYYKSPHFLQRKYDLYNKYTSPDEVILCPDNKQSMYCQLLCGLVERQHVLRLGAVFASAFLRSISFLEQHWCDLVNDIRIGQLSSNITNSTCQLAMQSFLALPNPELADEIEAICSSGSWKGILGRLWPNVKYIEAVLTGTMAQYIPMLEFYSDGRIPLVCTMYASSESYFGVNLRPLCSPKDVSYTILPNMAYFEFIPLEDGLKLTEDYEVVENDKLVSMVDVKIGCYYELVVTTFSGLYRYRVGDVLQVTGFYNRAPQFKFICRRNVILSVDTDKTNEEDLHNSVTRAKKILESRNYLLLEYTSCTDTSTIPGHYVLFWEIKSTYEDATPCVPIDAQFLESCCIAVEEALDYVYRRCRAHDKSVGPLEIRLVEAGAFDALMDLLVSQGSSINQYKTPRCIESGPALKLLNSRVTGSFFSPRDPEWAV from the exons ATGAATGGGTCCGCAGACATTTCTGCCTTCAAGAGCCAGGTCCCAGTAGTGACATATGATGTCGTCCGATCCTACATTGCAAGGATTGCAGGGGGTGAAGAATCTTCAATTTTATGTGGAGAAAAAATTGTAGAGCTCCTCCGAAG cTCTGGAACTTCTCGGGGTGAGCCAAGATTGATGCCGTCCATCTCAGAGGATCTTTATCGTCGAACGTACCTGTATAGTCTCATCATGCCTATCATGAACAA GTATATACGAGGCCTTGGTGAGGGGAAGGCCATGTATCTTCTCTTTGTGAAAGCTGAAACATTGACAAACGCTGGCATTCCAATCCGATCAGTCCTCACTAGCTATTATAAGAGCCCTCACTTCTTGCAGCGCAAATACGACCTGTATAACAAGTATACCAGTCCTGATGAGGTTATTCTTTGCCCTGACAACAAGCAAAGCATGTACTGCCAGCTACTCTGTGGCCTGGTAGAACGCCAGCATGTCCTTCGTCTAGGAGCAGTTTTTGCCTCAGCATTCCTTCGGTCTATCAGCTTTCTTGAGCAACATTGGTGTGACCTAGTTAATGACATCCGAATTGGTCAGCTCAGTTCCAACATCACCAATTCCACATGCCAGTTGGCCATGCAGAGTTTTCTTGCACTGCCCAACCCTGAGCTAGCTGATGAAATCGAGGCGATATGCAGCTCTGGGTCATGGAAGGGAATTCTTGGCAGGCTCTGGCCTAATGTTAAGTACATTGAAGCTGTTCTTACGGGCACGATGGCACAATATATCCCCATGCTTGAATTCTACAGTGATGGTAGGATTCCCTTGGTCTGCACCATGTATGCTTCCTCGGAAAGCTACTTTGGCGTCAATCTGAGGCCACTGTGCAGCCCAAAAGACGTTTCTTACACCATCCTTCCAAACATGGCCTACTTTGAATTCATACCATTGGAGGATGGCCTCAAGTTGACAGAGGATTATGAGGTGGTGGAGAATGACAAGCTTGTCAGCATGGTGGATGTCAAGATCGGATGCTACTATGAGCTTGTCGTCACCACATTTTCGG GTCTTTACAGGTACAGGGTAGGTGATGTCCTTCAGGTCACAGGCTTCTACAACCGTGCACCCCAGTTCAAATTCATCTGCCGGAGGAATGTGATCCTCAGCGTTGATACAGACAAGACCAATGAGGAGGATCTCCACAATAGCGTCACCCGTGCCAAGAAAATCCTGGAGAGCCGAAACTACCTCCTCTTGGAGTACACTAGCTGCACCGACACCTCCACTATCCCTGGCCACTATGTGTTGTTCTGGGAGATTAAATCCACCTACGAAGATGCAACACCGTGCGTACCTATTGATGCGCAGTTCCTTGAGAGCTGCTGCATCGCTGTCGAGGAGGCACTAGACTATGTCTACAGGCGCTGCAGAGCCCATGACAAGTCAGTAGGGCCACTGGAGATCCGGCTGGTTGAAGCTGGCGCCTTTGACGCTCTCATGGATCTGTTGGTCAGCCAGGGCAGCTCCATTAACCAGTACAAAACTCCGAGATGCATTGAGTCTGGTCCTGCGCTGAAGCTGCTCAATTCCAGGGTCACTGGTTCGTTCTTTAGCCCCCGGGATCCTGAATGGGCTGTGTAA
- the LOC117846263 gene encoding probable indole-3-acetic acid-amido synthetase GH3.11 isoform X3: MPSISEDLYRRTYLYSLIMPIMNKYIRGLGEGKAMYLLFVKAETLTNAGIPIRSVLTSYYKSPHFLQRKYDLYNKYTSPDEVILCPDNKQSMYCQLLCGLVERQHVLRLGAVFASAFLRSISFLEQHWCDLVNDIRIGQLSSNITNSTCQLAMQSFLALPNPELADEIEAICSSGSWKGILGRLWPNVKYIEAVLTGTMAQYIPMLEFYSDGRIPLVCTMYASSESYFGVNLRPLCSPKDVSYTILPNMAYFEFIPLEDGLKLTEDYEVVENDKLVSMVDVKIGCYYELVVTTFSGLYRYRVGDVLQVTGFYNRAPQFKFICRRNVILSVDTDKTNEEDLHNSVTRAKKILESRNYLLLEYTSCTDTSTIPGHYVLFWEIKSTYEDATPCVPIDAQFLESCCIAVEEALDYVYRRCRAHDKSVGPLEIRLVEAGAFDALMDLLVSQGSSINQYKTPRCIESGPALKLLNSRVTGSFFSPRDPEWAV, from the exons ATGCCGTCCATCTCAGAGGATCTTTATCGTCGAACGTACCTGTATAGTCTCATCATGCCTATCATGAACAA GTATATACGAGGCCTTGGTGAGGGGAAGGCCATGTATCTTCTCTTTGTGAAAGCTGAAACATTGACAAACGCTGGCATTCCAATCCGATCAGTCCTCACTAGCTATTATAAGAGCCCTCACTTCTTGCAGCGCAAATACGACCTGTATAACAAGTATACCAGTCCTGATGAGGTTATTCTTTGCCCTGACAACAAGCAAAGCATGTACTGCCAGCTACTCTGTGGCCTGGTAGAACGCCAGCATGTCCTTCGTCTAGGAGCAGTTTTTGCCTCAGCATTCCTTCGGTCTATCAGCTTTCTTGAGCAACATTGGTGTGACCTAGTTAATGACATCCGAATTGGTCAGCTCAGTTCCAACATCACCAATTCCACATGCCAGTTGGCCATGCAGAGTTTTCTTGCACTGCCCAACCCTGAGCTAGCTGATGAAATCGAGGCGATATGCAGCTCTGGGTCATGGAAGGGAATTCTTGGCAGGCTCTGGCCTAATGTTAAGTACATTGAAGCTGTTCTTACGGGCACGATGGCACAATATATCCCCATGCTTGAATTCTACAGTGATGGTAGGATTCCCTTGGTCTGCACCATGTATGCTTCCTCGGAAAGCTACTTTGGCGTCAATCTGAGGCCACTGTGCAGCCCAAAAGACGTTTCTTACACCATCCTTCCAAACATGGCCTACTTTGAATTCATACCATTGGAGGATGGCCTCAAGTTGACAGAGGATTATGAGGTGGTGGAGAATGACAAGCTTGTCAGCATGGTGGATGTCAAGATCGGATGCTACTATGAGCTTGTCGTCACCACATTTTCGG GTCTTTACAGGTACAGGGTAGGTGATGTCCTTCAGGTCACAGGCTTCTACAACCGTGCACCCCAGTTCAAATTCATCTGCCGGAGGAATGTGATCCTCAGCGTTGATACAGACAAGACCAATGAGGAGGATCTCCACAATAGCGTCACCCGTGCCAAGAAAATCCTGGAGAGCCGAAACTACCTCCTCTTGGAGTACACTAGCTGCACCGACACCTCCACTATCCCTGGCCACTATGTGTTGTTCTGGGAGATTAAATCCACCTACGAAGATGCAACACCGTGCGTACCTATTGATGCGCAGTTCCTTGAGAGCTGCTGCATCGCTGTCGAGGAGGCACTAGACTATGTCTACAGGCGCTGCAGAGCCCATGACAAGTCAGTAGGGCCACTGGAGATCCGGCTGGTTGAAGCTGGCGCCTTTGACGCTCTCATGGATCTGTTGGTCAGCCAGGGCAGCTCCATTAACCAGTACAAAACTCCGAGATGCATTGAGTCTGGTCCTGCGCTGAAGCTGCTCAATTCCAGGGTCACTGGTTCGTTCTTTAGCCCCCGGGATCCTGAATGGGCTGTGTAA
- the LOC117846263 gene encoding probable indole-3-acetic acid-amido synthetase GH3.11 isoform X1, producing MDEHKLGCKGNDVLQELEILTMNAKAAQELILRKILEKNQATEYLNKFMNGSADISAFKSQVPVVTYDVVRSYIARIAGGEESSILCGEKIVELLRSSGTSRGEPRLMPSISEDLYRRTYLYSLIMPIMNKYIRGLGEGKAMYLLFVKAETLTNAGIPIRSVLTSYYKSPHFLQRKYDLYNKYTSPDEVILCPDNKQSMYCQLLCGLVERQHVLRLGAVFASAFLRSISFLEQHWCDLVNDIRIGQLSSNITNSTCQLAMQSFLALPNPELADEIEAICSSGSWKGILGRLWPNVKYIEAVLTGTMAQYIPMLEFYSDGRIPLVCTMYASSESYFGVNLRPLCSPKDVSYTILPNMAYFEFIPLEDGLKLTEDYEVVENDKLVSMVDVKIGCYYELVVTTFSGLYRYRVGDVLQVTGFYNRAPQFKFICRRNVILSVDTDKTNEEDLHNSVTRAKKILESRNYLLLEYTSCTDTSTIPGHYVLFWEIKSTYEDATPCVPIDAQFLESCCIAVEEALDYVYRRCRAHDKSVGPLEIRLVEAGAFDALMDLLVSQGSSINQYKTPRCIESGPALKLLNSRVTGSFFSPRDPEWAV from the exons ATGGACGAGCATAAGTTAGGCTGCAAGGGAAATGATGTTCTGCAAGAGCTTGAAATACTGACTATGAATGCCAAAGCAGCCCAGGAGCTTATATTGAGAAAAATCCTTGAGAAGAATCAGGCTACTGAATACCTGAACAAATTCATGAATGGGTCCGCAGACATTTCTGCCTTCAAGAGCCAGGTCCCAGTAGTGACATATGATGTCGTCCGATCCTACATTGCAAGGATTGCAGGGGGTGAAGAATCTTCAATTTTATGTGGAGAAAAAATTGTAGAGCTCCTCCGAAG cTCTGGAACTTCTCGGGGTGAGCCAAGATTGATGCCGTCCATCTCAGAGGATCTTTATCGTCGAACGTACCTGTATAGTCTCATCATGCCTATCATGAACAA GTATATACGAGGCCTTGGTGAGGGGAAGGCCATGTATCTTCTCTTTGTGAAAGCTGAAACATTGACAAACGCTGGCATTCCAATCCGATCAGTCCTCACTAGCTATTATAAGAGCCCTCACTTCTTGCAGCGCAAATACGACCTGTATAACAAGTATACCAGTCCTGATGAGGTTATTCTTTGCCCTGACAACAAGCAAAGCATGTACTGCCAGCTACTCTGTGGCCTGGTAGAACGCCAGCATGTCCTTCGTCTAGGAGCAGTTTTTGCCTCAGCATTCCTTCGGTCTATCAGCTTTCTTGAGCAACATTGGTGTGACCTAGTTAATGACATCCGAATTGGTCAGCTCAGTTCCAACATCACCAATTCCACATGCCAGTTGGCCATGCAGAGTTTTCTTGCACTGCCCAACCCTGAGCTAGCTGATGAAATCGAGGCGATATGCAGCTCTGGGTCATGGAAGGGAATTCTTGGCAGGCTCTGGCCTAATGTTAAGTACATTGAAGCTGTTCTTACGGGCACGATGGCACAATATATCCCCATGCTTGAATTCTACAGTGATGGTAGGATTCCCTTGGTCTGCACCATGTATGCTTCCTCGGAAAGCTACTTTGGCGTCAATCTGAGGCCACTGTGCAGCCCAAAAGACGTTTCTTACACCATCCTTCCAAACATGGCCTACTTTGAATTCATACCATTGGAGGATGGCCTCAAGTTGACAGAGGATTATGAGGTGGTGGAGAATGACAAGCTTGTCAGCATGGTGGATGTCAAGATCGGATGCTACTATGAGCTTGTCGTCACCACATTTTCGG GTCTTTACAGGTACAGGGTAGGTGATGTCCTTCAGGTCACAGGCTTCTACAACCGTGCACCCCAGTTCAAATTCATCTGCCGGAGGAATGTGATCCTCAGCGTTGATACAGACAAGACCAATGAGGAGGATCTCCACAATAGCGTCACCCGTGCCAAGAAAATCCTGGAGAGCCGAAACTACCTCCTCTTGGAGTACACTAGCTGCACCGACACCTCCACTATCCCTGGCCACTATGTGTTGTTCTGGGAGATTAAATCCACCTACGAAGATGCAACACCGTGCGTACCTATTGATGCGCAGTTCCTTGAGAGCTGCTGCATCGCTGTCGAGGAGGCACTAGACTATGTCTACAGGCGCTGCAGAGCCCATGACAAGTCAGTAGGGCCACTGGAGATCCGGCTGGTTGAAGCTGGCGCCTTTGACGCTCTCATGGATCTGTTGGTCAGCCAGGGCAGCTCCATTAACCAGTACAAAACTCCGAGATGCATTGAGTCTGGTCCTGCGCTGAAGCTGCTCAATTCCAGGGTCACTGGTTCGTTCTTTAGCCCCCGGGATCCTGAATGGGCTGTGTAA
- the LOC117846263 gene encoding probable indole-3-acetic acid-amido synthetase GH3.11 isoform X4 — protein sequence MSPDQYIRGLGEGKAMYLLFVKAETLTNAGIPIRSVLTSYYKSPHFLQRKYDLYNKYTSPDEVILCPDNKQSMYCQLLCGLVERQHVLRLGAVFASAFLRSISFLEQHWCDLVNDIRIGQLSSNITNSTCQLAMQSFLALPNPELADEIEAICSSGSWKGILGRLWPNVKYIEAVLTGTMAQYIPMLEFYSDGRIPLVCTMYASSESYFGVNLRPLCSPKDVSYTILPNMAYFEFIPLEDGLKLTEDYEVVENDKLVSMVDVKIGCYYELVVTTFSGLYRYRVGDVLQVTGFYNRAPQFKFICRRNVILSVDTDKTNEEDLHNSVTRAKKILESRNYLLLEYTSCTDTSTIPGHYVLFWEIKSTYEDATPCVPIDAQFLESCCIAVEEALDYVYRRCRAHDKSVGPLEIRLVEAGAFDALMDLLVSQGSSINQYKTPRCIESGPALKLLNSRVTGSFFSPRDPEWAV from the exons ATGTCTCCTGAtca GTATATACGAGGCCTTGGTGAGGGGAAGGCCATGTATCTTCTCTTTGTGAAAGCTGAAACATTGACAAACGCTGGCATTCCAATCCGATCAGTCCTCACTAGCTATTATAAGAGCCCTCACTTCTTGCAGCGCAAATACGACCTGTATAACAAGTATACCAGTCCTGATGAGGTTATTCTTTGCCCTGACAACAAGCAAAGCATGTACTGCCAGCTACTCTGTGGCCTGGTAGAACGCCAGCATGTCCTTCGTCTAGGAGCAGTTTTTGCCTCAGCATTCCTTCGGTCTATCAGCTTTCTTGAGCAACATTGGTGTGACCTAGTTAATGACATCCGAATTGGTCAGCTCAGTTCCAACATCACCAATTCCACATGCCAGTTGGCCATGCAGAGTTTTCTTGCACTGCCCAACCCTGAGCTAGCTGATGAAATCGAGGCGATATGCAGCTCTGGGTCATGGAAGGGAATTCTTGGCAGGCTCTGGCCTAATGTTAAGTACATTGAAGCTGTTCTTACGGGCACGATGGCACAATATATCCCCATGCTTGAATTCTACAGTGATGGTAGGATTCCCTTGGTCTGCACCATGTATGCTTCCTCGGAAAGCTACTTTGGCGTCAATCTGAGGCCACTGTGCAGCCCAAAAGACGTTTCTTACACCATCCTTCCAAACATGGCCTACTTTGAATTCATACCATTGGAGGATGGCCTCAAGTTGACAGAGGATTATGAGGTGGTGGAGAATGACAAGCTTGTCAGCATGGTGGATGTCAAGATCGGATGCTACTATGAGCTTGTCGTCACCACATTTTCGG GTCTTTACAGGTACAGGGTAGGTGATGTCCTTCAGGTCACAGGCTTCTACAACCGTGCACCCCAGTTCAAATTCATCTGCCGGAGGAATGTGATCCTCAGCGTTGATACAGACAAGACCAATGAGGAGGATCTCCACAATAGCGTCACCCGTGCCAAGAAAATCCTGGAGAGCCGAAACTACCTCCTCTTGGAGTACACTAGCTGCACCGACACCTCCACTATCCCTGGCCACTATGTGTTGTTCTGGGAGATTAAATCCACCTACGAAGATGCAACACCGTGCGTACCTATTGATGCGCAGTTCCTTGAGAGCTGCTGCATCGCTGTCGAGGAGGCACTAGACTATGTCTACAGGCGCTGCAGAGCCCATGACAAGTCAGTAGGGCCACTGGAGATCCGGCTGGTTGAAGCTGGCGCCTTTGACGCTCTCATGGATCTGTTGGTCAGCCAGGGCAGCTCCATTAACCAGTACAAAACTCCGAGATGCATTGAGTCTGGTCCTGCGCTGAAGCTGCTCAATTCCAGGGTCACTGGTTCGTTCTTTAGCCCCCGGGATCCTGAATGGGCTGTGTAA
- the LOC117846262 gene encoding DEAD-box ATP-dependent RNA helicase 27 isoform X1, producing MQNEEGKMVDLYVPRKCSATNRIITANDHASFIESDSEEEESVYDTASDGDEGEERQQELESDDEDEDVEERSNDDEEGEDEDEDEGESEEEEVKEDKKKKKKEKEPAKEMVKEDKKEKKEKEVGKEEKKVKKKKGEGSGILSNKLCSELPISELTANAIREMNYTHLTQIQARSIPHLLEGKDVMGAAKTGSGKTLAFLVPAIELLHHLHFSPRNGTGVIVVCPTRELAIQTHNVAKELMKYHSQTLGYVIGGNNRRSEADQLAKGVNLLVATPGRLLDHLQNTKSFIYKRLKCLVIDEADRILEQNFEEDMKQIFKRLPQNRQTVLFSATQTPEVEKFAKLSFEKNEESKEKPVYVGVDDDNSKQATVEGLQQGYCVISSEKRFLVLYAFLKKKQNKKVMVFFSSCNSVKFHTELLNFIGIECFDIHGKQKQQKRTTTFFNFCKAEKGILLCTNVAARGLDIPDVDYIVQYDPPDEPKDYIHRVGRTARGDKGKGSALLFLLPEELKFLIYLKAARVALTEYEFSQKNVPNLQSHLEKIVSDNYYLNQSAKEAYRSYVLAYDSHSMKDIFNVHQLDLQKVAASFCFRSPPKVNLDLESSAAKHRKKRRLDGGKRHGIGPSNPYGRKDKDGGNKRQFARF from the exons ATGCAGAACGAGGAGGGTAAGATGGTGGACCTCTATGTCCCCAGGAAGTG CTCTGCCacaaacaggatcatcaccgCCAATGACCATGCTTCGTTCATAGAGTCAGActctgaggaggaggagtcggtGTACGACACCGCCTcagacggcgacgagggagaggagaggcagCAGGAGTTAGAGAGCGATGACGAAGACGAGGATGTGGAGGAGCGAAGCAATGACGAtgaggaaggggaggatgaagatgaagatgagggcgagagcgaggaggaggaggtgaaggaggataaaaagaagaagaagaaggaaaaggagccGGCGAAGGAGATGGTGAAGGaggataaaaaggaaaagaaggaaaaggaggtggggaaagaggaaaagaaggtgaagaagaagaagggggaaGGGAGCGGGATTCTCTCGAACAAGCTCTGCTCTGAGCTCCCCATCTCTGAGCTCACTGCCAATGCCATCAGAGAGATGAACTACACCCACCTCACCCAG ATTCAAGCTAGATCAATACCACATCTGTTGGAAGGAAAGGATGTGATGGGCGCAGCCAAAACTGGATCAGGGAAGACTCTTGCGTTCCTTGTACCAGCGATTGAGCTGCTCCATCATCTGCACTTCTCGCCGAGGAACGGGACAGGAGTTATCGTGGTTTGCCCGACAAGGGAGCTTGCTATCCAG ACACACAATGTTGCCAAGGAGTTAATGAAGTATCACTCGCAAACTCTTGGATATGTTATTGGTGGTAATAACAGGAGAAGTGAGGCTGATCAGCTGGCAAAAGGGGTCAATTTATTAGTTGCTACCCCGGGCAGGCTTTTGGACCATCTACAAAATACCAAGAGTTTCATATACAAAAGGCTAAAG TGCCTTGTAATTGATGAAGCTGATCGCATACTCGAGCAAAACTTTGAGGAAGATATGAAACAAATATTTAAACGCCTACCACAG AATAGGCAGACTGTTCTTTTTTCTGCCACACAGACTCCAGAG GTTGAAAAATTTGCTAAATTGTCATTTGAGAAAAATGAAGAAAGTAAAGAAAAACCAGTTTATGTTGGAGTTGATGATGATAACTCAAAG CAGGCTACTGTTGAAGGCTTACAACAGGGGTATTGTGTCATTTCTAGTGAGAAGAGGTTCCTGGTTCTGTATGCTTTcctaaaaaagaaacagaataaGAAGGTCATGGTGTTCTTTTCATCATGCAATTCAGTCAAGTTCCACACAGAACTTCTGAATTTCATTGGGATAGAGTGTTTTGATATCCATGGGAAACAAAAGCAGCAGAAACGAACTACAACATTCTTTAACTTTTGCAAGGCAGAAAAGGGCATCTTATTGTGCACGAATGTGGCTGCACGTGGACTTGATATCCCTGATGTG GATTATATCGTGCAGTATGATCCTCCAGATGAGCCAAAG GATTACATTCACAGAGTTGGGCGCACTGCACGTGGTGACAAAGGCAAAGGAAGTGCCTTACTGTTCTTACTACCAGAAGAATTGAAATTTCTCATTTACCTGAAG GCGGCCAGGGTTGCCCTGACTGAATATGAGTTCAGTCAAAAAAATGTGCCAAATCTGCAATCACACCTC GAGAAAATTGTTAGCGATAATTACTATCTAAACCAGTCTGCAAAAGAAGCCTACCGATCCTACGTTTTGGCGTACGACTCCCACTCTATGAAAGACATTTTTAACGTCCATCAACTCGATCTGCAG AAAGTAGCTGCATCATTCTGTTTCAGAAGCCCTCCTAAGGTGAATCTGGACCTGGAGAGCAGTGCAGCGAAAcataggaagaagaggagattaGATGGTGGGAAGAGGCATGGCATCGGCCCTTCGAATCCTTACGGAAGGAAGGACAAAGACGGTGGCAATAAGCGACAGTTCGCGAGGTTTTAG
- the LOC117846264 gene encoding small ribosomal subunit protein eS21 — MQNEEGKMVDLYVPRKCSATNRIITAKDHASVQINIGHLDENGMYDGRFTTFALSGFVRAQGDADSSLDRLWQKKRAEIKQ; from the exons ATGCAGAACGAGGAGGGTAAGATGGTGGACCTCTATGTCCCCAGGAAGTG CTCTGCCacaaacaggatcatcaccgCCAAGGACCATGCTTCGGTCCAGATCAACATTGGGCACTTGGATGAGAATGGGATGTATGATGGCCGCTTCACCACATTTGCTCTCTCTGGATTCGTCCGTGCTCAG GGTGATGCTGACAGTTCTTTGGACAGGCTGTGGCAGAAGAaaagggctgagatcaagcaGTAG
- the LOC117846262 gene encoding DEAD-box ATP-dependent RNA helicase 27 isoform X2 gives MQNEEGKMVDLYVPRKCSATNRIITANDHASFIESDSEEEESVYDTASDGDEGEERQQELESDDEDEDVEERSNDDEEGEDEDEDEGESEEEEVKEDKKKKKKEKEPAKEMVKEDKKEKKEKEVGKEEKKVKKKKGEGSGILSNKLCSELPISELTANAIREMNYTHLTQIQARSIPHLLEGKDVMGAAKTGSGKTLAFLVPAIELLHHLHFSPRNGTGVIVVCPTRELAIQTHNVAKELMKYHSQTLGYVIGGNNRRSEADQLAKGVNLLVATPGRLLDHLQNTKSFIYKRLKCLVIDEADRILEQNFEEDMKQIFKRLPQNRQTVLFSATQTPEVEKFAKLSFEKNEESKEKPVYVGVDDDNSKATVEGLQQGYCVISSEKRFLVLYAFLKKKQNKKVMVFFSSCNSVKFHTELLNFIGIECFDIHGKQKQQKRTTTFFNFCKAEKGILLCTNVAARGLDIPDVDYIVQYDPPDEPKDYIHRVGRTARGDKGKGSALLFLLPEELKFLIYLKAARVALTEYEFSQKNVPNLQSHLEKIVSDNYYLNQSAKEAYRSYVLAYDSHSMKDIFNVHQLDLQKVAASFCFRSPPKVNLDLESSAAKHRKKRRLDGGKRHGIGPSNPYGRKDKDGGNKRQFARF, from the exons ATGCAGAACGAGGAGGGTAAGATGGTGGACCTCTATGTCCCCAGGAAGTG CTCTGCCacaaacaggatcatcaccgCCAATGACCATGCTTCGTTCATAGAGTCAGActctgaggaggaggagtcggtGTACGACACCGCCTcagacggcgacgagggagaggagaggcagCAGGAGTTAGAGAGCGATGACGAAGACGAGGATGTGGAGGAGCGAAGCAATGACGAtgaggaaggggaggatgaagatgaagatgagggcgagagcgaggaggaggaggtgaaggaggataaaaagaagaagaagaaggaaaaggagccGGCGAAGGAGATGGTGAAGGaggataaaaaggaaaagaaggaaaaggaggtggggaaagaggaaaagaaggtgaagaagaagaagggggaaGGGAGCGGGATTCTCTCGAACAAGCTCTGCTCTGAGCTCCCCATCTCTGAGCTCACTGCCAATGCCATCAGAGAGATGAACTACACCCACCTCACCCAG ATTCAAGCTAGATCAATACCACATCTGTTGGAAGGAAAGGATGTGATGGGCGCAGCCAAAACTGGATCAGGGAAGACTCTTGCGTTCCTTGTACCAGCGATTGAGCTGCTCCATCATCTGCACTTCTCGCCGAGGAACGGGACAGGAGTTATCGTGGTTTGCCCGACAAGGGAGCTTGCTATCCAG ACACACAATGTTGCCAAGGAGTTAATGAAGTATCACTCGCAAACTCTTGGATATGTTATTGGTGGTAATAACAGGAGAAGTGAGGCTGATCAGCTGGCAAAAGGGGTCAATTTATTAGTTGCTACCCCGGGCAGGCTTTTGGACCATCTACAAAATACCAAGAGTTTCATATACAAAAGGCTAAAG TGCCTTGTAATTGATGAAGCTGATCGCATACTCGAGCAAAACTTTGAGGAAGATATGAAACAAATATTTAAACGCCTACCACAG AATAGGCAGACTGTTCTTTTTTCTGCCACACAGACTCCAGAG GTTGAAAAATTTGCTAAATTGTCATTTGAGAAAAATGAAGAAAGTAAAGAAAAACCAGTTTATGTTGGAGTTGATGATGATAACTCAAAG GCTACTGTTGAAGGCTTACAACAGGGGTATTGTGTCATTTCTAGTGAGAAGAGGTTCCTGGTTCTGTATGCTTTcctaaaaaagaaacagaataaGAAGGTCATGGTGTTCTTTTCATCATGCAATTCAGTCAAGTTCCACACAGAACTTCTGAATTTCATTGGGATAGAGTGTTTTGATATCCATGGGAAACAAAAGCAGCAGAAACGAACTACAACATTCTTTAACTTTTGCAAGGCAGAAAAGGGCATCTTATTGTGCACGAATGTGGCTGCACGTGGACTTGATATCCCTGATGTG GATTATATCGTGCAGTATGATCCTCCAGATGAGCCAAAG GATTACATTCACAGAGTTGGGCGCACTGCACGTGGTGACAAAGGCAAAGGAAGTGCCTTACTGTTCTTACTACCAGAAGAATTGAAATTTCTCATTTACCTGAAG GCGGCCAGGGTTGCCCTGACTGAATATGAGTTCAGTCAAAAAAATGTGCCAAATCTGCAATCACACCTC GAGAAAATTGTTAGCGATAATTACTATCTAAACCAGTCTGCAAAAGAAGCCTACCGATCCTACGTTTTGGCGTACGACTCCCACTCTATGAAAGACATTTTTAACGTCCATCAACTCGATCTGCAG AAAGTAGCTGCATCATTCTGTTTCAGAAGCCCTCCTAAGGTGAATCTGGACCTGGAGAGCAGTGCAGCGAAAcataggaagaagaggagattaGATGGTGGGAAGAGGCATGGCATCGGCCCTTCGAATCCTTACGGAAGGAAGGACAAAGACGGTGGCAATAAGCGACAGTTCGCGAGGTTTTAG